A genomic stretch from Halobellus sp. LT62 includes:
- a CDS encoding IMP cyclohydrolase, producing the protein MYIGRFVIVAPDFGAYRVSSRSFPNRQIVDRDGTLTVAPTPDAPENDNPYVSYNCVREGGDSVVVGNGSHVDPIAEKLDLGYPARDALASALLALDYEKDDYDTPRVAGVVGEESYVGIVRRDALLVEAVDEPTLVATYEEDEPTPIEFGADAGDPAALARAAYGLDYEHAVCAAAVTYDEGDVDVGIYNG; encoded by the coding sequence ATGTATATCGGCCGATTCGTGATCGTTGCGCCCGATTTCGGCGCGTACCGCGTCTCCTCTCGATCGTTTCCGAACCGGCAGATCGTCGACCGCGACGGCACGCTGACGGTCGCGCCGACGCCGGACGCGCCCGAGAACGACAACCCCTACGTCTCCTACAACTGTGTCCGCGAGGGCGGCGATTCCGTCGTCGTCGGCAACGGCTCCCACGTCGACCCGATCGCCGAGAAGTTGGATCTCGGCTACCCCGCGCGCGACGCGCTCGCCTCGGCGCTGCTCGCGCTGGATTACGAGAAGGACGACTACGACACCCCCCGCGTCGCGGGCGTCGTCGGCGAGGAGTCGTACGTCGGTATCGTGCGCCGGGACGCGCTCCTCGTCGAGGCGGTCGACGAGCCCACGCTGGTCGCGACCTACGAGGAGGACGAGCCGACACCGATCGAGTTCGGCGCTGACGCCGGCGACCCGGCCGCCCTCGCCCGCGCGGCGTACGGCCTCGACTACGAGCACGCCGTCTGTGCCGCGGCCGTCACCTACGACGAGGGTGACGTCGACGTCGGTATCTACAACGGCTGA
- a CDS encoding metallophosphoesterase family protein, with product MQVAVISDIHANKVALDAVFDDITRSSGADGDAPDAVVCAGDVVGYNPWPAECVAAVREREIPTVMGNHDRATAADTSFRFNSMAAAGVEYARRELDDDAIAWLSALPDTRTVLDGSIKLVHGHPDDPDRYTYPEEFSPSMLGDEDVLVTGHTHVQGHERFEEGIVMNPGSVGQPRDGDPRAAYAVVDLDDLSVDERRVEYDVDVVADAVDDAGLPERIGTRLYDGR from the coding sequence ATGCAGGTCGCCGTCATCTCGGACATCCACGCGAACAAGGTCGCGCTCGACGCCGTCTTCGACGATATCACGCGCTCGTCGGGAGCGGACGGCGACGCGCCCGACGCGGTCGTCTGCGCGGGCGACGTCGTCGGCTACAACCCGTGGCCCGCCGAGTGCGTCGCGGCCGTGCGCGAACGGGAGATCCCGACCGTGATGGGCAACCACGACCGCGCGACGGCCGCGGACACGTCGTTCCGATTCAATTCGATGGCCGCCGCGGGGGTGGAGTACGCCCGGCGCGAACTCGACGACGACGCGATCGCGTGGCTCTCGGCGCTTCCGGATACGAGAACTGTCCTCGACGGGTCGATCAAACTGGTCCACGGTCACCCCGACGACCCCGACCGGTACACCTACCCCGAGGAGTTCTCGCCGTCGATGCTCGGCGATGAGGACGTGCTGGTGACAGGACACACCCACGTCCAAGGGCACGAGCGGTTCGAAGAAGGGATCGTGATGAACCCCGGCAGCGTCGGCCAGCCGCGCGACGGCGACCCGCGGGCGGCTTACGCCGTGGTCGATCTCGACGATCTGTCGGTCGACGAGCGGCGCGTCGAGTACGACGTCGACGTCGTCGCGGACGCCGTCGACGACGCCGGACTTCCCGAACGAATCGGAACGCGGCTGTACGATGGTCGGTGA
- a CDS encoding aspartate kinase — protein sequence MRVVAKFGGTSLGSGDRINRAADSIAAAVKAGHEIAVVASAMGNTTDELLEEIEFDAEDRDRAEIVSMGERTSVRMLKAALAARGVNAVFVEPGADEWPVIANDLGEVHVEETQRRAGELAADLDHVVPVITGFLAQNLDGEITTLGRGGSDTTAVMLGRYMDADEVVIVTDVEGVMTGDPRVVEGARNVGRITVDELRNLSFRGAEVVAPSALSYKDDDLDVRVVHYQHGDLLTGGTLIEGQFQNLIDMQDEPLVCVTVAGRAIRNSPGILADLSQALREAEINIDAVASGMDSVTFYVGEDRAEEAENLLHEKVVDDQTLSSVTVDDNIAVIRVTGGELPNRPGVIQDIVQPIAEAGINIHDVITSATSVAIFVAWDDREETLEIVQDEF from the coding sequence GTGCGCGTAGTCGCCAAGTTCGGTGGGACGTCGCTCGGAAGCGGCGATCGGATCAACCGCGCCGCCGACTCGATCGCCGCCGCGGTCAAGGCGGGTCACGAGATCGCCGTGGTCGCGAGTGCGATGGGCAATACGACCGACGAACTCTTAGAGGAGATCGAGTTCGACGCCGAGGACCGCGACCGCGCGGAGATCGTCTCGATGGGCGAGCGAACGAGCGTCCGGATGCTCAAGGCCGCGCTCGCCGCACGCGGCGTCAACGCCGTCTTCGTCGAACCCGGCGCGGACGAGTGGCCGGTCATCGCGAACGATCTCGGCGAGGTCCACGTCGAGGAGACCCAGCGGCGCGCGGGCGAACTCGCGGCGGACCTCGATCACGTCGTCCCGGTCATCACGGGCTTTCTTGCGCAGAACCTCGACGGTGAGATCACGACGCTCGGCCGCGGCGGATCGGACACGACCGCGGTGATGCTCGGTCGGTACATGGACGCCGACGAGGTCGTCATCGTCACCGACGTCGAGGGCGTTATGACCGGCGATCCCCGCGTCGTCGAGGGCGCGCGAAACGTCGGTCGAATCACCGTCGACGAGCTGCGGAACCTCTCGTTTCGCGGCGCGGAAGTGGTCGCTCCGTCGGCGCTGTCGTACAAGGACGACGACCTCGACGTCAGGGTCGTCCACTACCAACACGGCGACTTACTCACCGGCGGGACGCTCATCGAGGGGCAGTTCCAGAACCTCATCGATATGCAGGACGAGCCGCTCGTCTGCGTCACCGTCGCGGGGCGCGCGATCCGGAACAGCCCGGGCATCCTCGCGGACCTCTCCCAAGCGCTTCGGGAGGCCGAGATCAACATCGACGCGGTCGCCTCCGGGATGGACTCGGTGACCTTCTACGTCGGCGAGGACCGCGCCGAGGAGGCCGAGAACCTGCTTCACGAGAAGGTCGTCGACGACCAGACGCTCTCGTCTGTCACCGTCGACGACAACATCGCCGTCATCCGCGTCACCGGCGGGGAGCTTCCGAACCGCCCCGGCGTGATTCAGGACATCGTCCAGCCGATCGCCGAGGCCGGGATCAACATCCACGACGTCATCACCTCCGCGACCTCCGTCGCGATCTTCGTCGCGTGGGACGACAGAGAGGAGACGCTCGAAATCGTCCAAGACGAGTTCTGA